In a genomic window of Tamandua tetradactyla isolate mTamTet1 chromosome 17, mTamTet1.pri, whole genome shotgun sequence:
- the CALM2 gene encoding calmodulin-2 isoform X2: MRSLGQNPTEAELQDMINEVDADGNGTIDFPEFLTMMARKMKDTDSEEEIREAFRVFDKDGNGYISAAELRHVMTNLGEKLTDEEVDEMIREADIDGDGQVNYEEFVQMMTAK; the protein is encoded by the exons ATGAGGTCTCTTGGGCAGAATCCCACAGAAGCAGAGTTACAGGACATGATTAATGAAGTAGATGCTGATG GTAATGGTACAATTGACTTTCCGGAATTTCTGACAATGATGGCAAGGAAAATGAAAGACACAGACAGTGAAGAAGAAATTAGAGAGGCATTCCGTGTGTTTGATAAA GATGGTAATGGCTATATTAGTGCAGCAGAGCTTCGCCATGTGATGACAAACCTTGGAGAGAAGTTAACAGATGAAGAGGTTGATGAGATGATCAGGGAAGCAGATATTGATGGTGATGGTCAAGTAAACTATGAAG agTTTGTACAAATGATGACAGCAAAGTGA
- the CALM2 gene encoding calmodulin-2 isoform X1, whose product MADQLTEEQIAEFKEAFSLFDKDGDGTITTKELGTVMRSLGQNPTEAELQDMINEVDADGNGTIDFPEFLTMMARKMKDTDSEEEIREAFRVFDKDGNGYISAAELRHVMTNLGEKLTDEEVDEMIREADIDGDGQVNYEEFVQMMTAK is encoded by the exons GCTGACCAACTGACTGAAGAGCAGATTGCAG AATTCAAAGAAGCTTTTTCACTATTTGACAAGGATGGTGATGGAACTATAACAACAAAGGAATTGGGAACTGTGATGAGGTCTCTTGGGCAGAATCCCACAGAAGCAGAGTTACAGGACATGATTAATGAAGTAGATGCTGATG GTAATGGTACAATTGACTTTCCGGAATTTCTGACAATGATGGCAAGGAAAATGAAAGACACAGACAGTGAAGAAGAAATTAGAGAGGCATTCCGTGTGTTTGATAAA GATGGTAATGGCTATATTAGTGCAGCAGAGCTTCGCCATGTGATGACAAACCTTGGAGAGAAGTTAACAGATGAAGAGGTTGATGAGATGATCAGGGAAGCAGATATTGATGGTGATGGTCAAGTAAACTATGAAG agTTTGTACAAATGATGACAGCAAAGTGA